A window of the Anaerosoma tenue genome harbors these coding sequences:
- the nth gene encoding endonuclease III — protein MTTKTRAAEIDALLKELYPRAEIALRFESDFQLLVAVILSAQTTDVSVNKVTPVLFDRFPDARALAGADPAEVEEIVHPTGFFRNKTKNIIGAAQRIVAEYDGRVPDTMEDLLTLPGVARKTANIVLYNAFGKAEGIAVDTHVFRLAHRLGYSSEKDANKVERDLMALFPREEWGALTYRLIEHGRAICDAKRPICGQCALADLCPSAFTVNGWREQA, from the coding sequence ATGACGACCAAGACCCGCGCCGCCGAGATCGATGCCCTGCTCAAGGAGCTCTATCCCCGCGCGGAGATCGCCCTGCGGTTCGAGAGCGACTTCCAGCTGCTCGTGGCGGTGATCCTCTCGGCACAGACGACCGATGTGAGCGTCAACAAGGTCACGCCGGTGCTCTTCGATCGGTTCCCCGACGCGCGTGCGCTCGCGGGCGCTGACCCCGCCGAGGTGGAGGAGATCGTGCACCCCACCGGCTTCTTCCGGAACAAGACGAAGAACATCATCGGCGCCGCACAGCGTATCGTGGCCGAGTACGACGGGCGCGTGCCCGACACCATGGAAGACCTCCTCACCCTCCCGGGCGTGGCGCGCAAGACCGCCAACATCGTGCTGTACAACGCCTTCGGCAAGGCCGAGGGGATCGCGGTCGACACGCACGTGTTCAGGCTGGCGCACCGACTCGGTTACTCATCGGAGAAGGACGCGAACAAGGTGGAGCGCGACCTCATGGCGCTCTTCCCCCGCGAAGAGTGGGGAGCGCTCACATACCGGCTCATCGAACACGGGCGCGCGATCTGCGACGCCAAGCGGCCGATCTGCGGTCAGTGCGCGCTTGCCGACCTGTGCCCGAGCGCCTTCACCGTGAACGGGTGGCGCGAGCAGGCCTGA
- the mfd gene encoding transcription-repair coupling factor — protein MPVTSFYTVLAPSLGSEPVLSRALERLGEGEDATLAAPGLARPVLTAAAAAARSGPILVVVPGEDAAARFARQIATYIGHDRVLHFPERSDTPWDRTAPDLEAVGARARALFSLDKGRRVVVVASGRSLLRALPPQGSHVYEPIGLAAGTTVDLGATVDRLVRMGYERVDTAEERGQFAVRGGTLDVFGSDSSHPVRAELFGDEIETLRRYVPSTQQHIGDSGPVEVFPCREVAPGTRAGGNARRAFGQAARSNEQLAHDLELIEQGQTFNGIEQYLPCLYKSTGSVLDYVSPGTLVVVAEPRAIFDDLVRARGDMEARADAVGRVLDGLFLKPADIDLGGHQRLTFLSVLRAGGAADGEVVVRRPQVGRREESFAAGLRALLDTGYRVVACVRDRQGRERLSAALVGAGMSVAELGGSPDELPHGVVSLAVADVPSGYVVPAARLAVISIDDVFPRAAERKRQAADPTKLTFAFGPGDYVVHEVHGIALFKDIVRQSVLGSQRDYLLLEYAKGDKLYVPVEQLDRVTRYVGPEGSAPRVTRLNTADWSKATGKARKQARKLAFDLVDLYTRRAAVTGFEYGPDTPWQREMEAAFPFEETPDQFAAIADVKADMESDRPMDRLVCGDVGYGKTEVAIRAAFKAAQAGKQVMVLCPTTILAQQHHTTFSERFEPYPVQVEVLSRFRSKAQQAQALEGFASGTVDILIGTHRLLSKDVVPRDLGLVIVDEEQRFGVEHKEHLKNLREQVDVLTLTATPIPRTLQMSLSGVRDFSVIDTPPADRFPVKVHVGEYDEEVVSSAIRTELQRGGQVYYISNRVRGIERVVERVQAAVPEARVGVGHGQMSEHQLERVMESFAAGEIDVLVATTIVESGIDNPHTNTLIIDDSHRLGLAQLYQLKGRVGRSHVRAYAYFLFPRSQMLTDQAYERLTAIQEHSELGSGIKVAMRDLEIRGAGSLLGAEQSGSVSAVGFDLYAQMLREAVSEIRGEPLPAHPEVRVDLPVAAFLPEEYVPETDERVLLYRRIAAATTPEAVESLGAEIEERYGPLAGPARELLAIARIKATAAELGVTNVSLARHRVTITPVSLSDQERGVLAGDGAVYVARSRSVHFVEMPGEPPAAAALRALGAILSAVHGPDSGHHEP, from the coding sequence ATGCCGGTGACATCCTTCTACACGGTGCTCGCGCCGTCGCTCGGCTCGGAGCCGGTGCTCTCTCGTGCGCTCGAGCGGCTCGGCGAAGGTGAGGACGCCACGCTGGCCGCGCCCGGTCTGGCGCGTCCTGTGCTCACCGCGGCGGCAGCTGCGGCGCGGAGCGGGCCGATCCTGGTGGTGGTGCCCGGTGAAGACGCCGCGGCGCGGTTCGCGAGACAGATCGCCACCTACATCGGGCACGATCGCGTACTCCATTTCCCCGAGCGGTCCGACACCCCCTGGGACCGGACGGCCCCTGATCTGGAGGCGGTGGGCGCGCGGGCTCGGGCGCTCTTCTCGCTCGACAAGGGCCGGCGGGTCGTTGTGGTGGCGAGCGGCAGGTCGCTCCTGCGGGCGCTTCCGCCGCAGGGCTCGCACGTATACGAGCCGATAGGGCTGGCCGCAGGCACGACCGTGGACCTCGGCGCGACCGTGGACCGGCTCGTGCGTATGGGGTACGAGCGCGTCGACACGGCCGAAGAACGCGGGCAGTTCGCTGTCCGAGGGGGCACGCTCGACGTGTTCGGCTCGGATTCCTCACACCCCGTGCGCGCCGAGCTCTTCGGCGATGAGATCGAGACCCTGCGCCGCTACGTCCCATCCACGCAGCAGCACATCGGCGACTCCGGGCCCGTGGAGGTGTTCCCGTGCCGCGAGGTGGCTCCCGGCACCCGTGCCGGCGGGAACGCGCGACGCGCGTTCGGACAGGCCGCGCGCTCCAACGAGCAGCTTGCACACGACCTGGAGCTCATCGAGCAGGGACAGACCTTCAACGGCATCGAGCAGTATCTGCCGTGCCTTTACAAGTCGACCGGCTCAGTCCTCGACTACGTCTCGCCGGGTACGCTCGTGGTGGTGGCCGAGCCGCGCGCGATCTTCGATGACCTGGTGCGTGCGCGGGGCGACATGGAGGCCCGGGCCGACGCGGTGGGCCGTGTGCTCGACGGCCTGTTCCTCAAGCCGGCGGACATCGACCTGGGCGGTCATCAGCGTCTCACTTTCCTGTCGGTCCTCCGCGCGGGGGGCGCCGCGGACGGCGAAGTGGTAGTACGCCGTCCGCAGGTGGGACGGCGTGAGGAGTCGTTCGCCGCGGGCCTGCGCGCGCTGCTCGACACGGGCTACCGGGTGGTCGCCTGCGTGCGGGACAGGCAGGGCCGGGAGCGTCTGTCGGCCGCGCTCGTGGGCGCCGGGATGTCGGTGGCGGAACTCGGCGGGTCGCCGGACGAGTTGCCGCACGGCGTCGTATCTCTCGCCGTGGCGGACGTGCCGTCGGGATACGTGGTGCCCGCTGCACGCCTGGCGGTGATCTCGATCGACGATGTGTTCCCGCGGGCGGCCGAGCGTAAGCGACAGGCGGCCGACCCCACGAAGCTCACCTTCGCATTCGGTCCGGGAGACTACGTCGTGCACGAGGTGCACGGCATCGCGCTCTTCAAGGACATCGTGCGTCAGTCGGTGCTGGGCTCCCAGCGCGACTACCTGCTCCTCGAGTACGCCAAGGGCGACAAGCTCTACGTGCCGGTGGAGCAGCTCGACCGCGTGACCCGCTATGTTGGTCCCGAGGGCTCGGCGCCGCGGGTCACGCGGCTGAACACCGCCGACTGGTCCAAGGCCACGGGCAAGGCCCGGAAGCAGGCGCGGAAGCTGGCGTTCGACCTGGTGGACCTCTACACGAGGCGCGCGGCGGTGACCGGCTTCGAGTACGGGCCGGACACGCCCTGGCAGCGGGAGATGGAAGCGGCCTTCCCGTTCGAGGAGACGCCCGACCAGTTCGCCGCCATCGCCGATGTGAAGGCGGACATGGAGAGCGACCGGCCGATGGACCGTCTGGTCTGCGGCGACGTGGGCTATGGCAAGACGGAGGTCGCGATCCGCGCGGCGTTCAAGGCGGCGCAGGCGGGCAAGCAGGTGATGGTGCTGTGCCCCACGACGATCCTGGCGCAGCAGCACCACACCACGTTCTCCGAGCGGTTCGAGCCGTACCCGGTGCAGGTGGAGGTGCTGTCCCGTTTCCGCAGCAAGGCGCAGCAGGCCCAGGCGCTCGAAGGATTCGCCTCCGGTACGGTGGATATCCTCATCGGCACCCACCGGTTGCTCAGCAAGGATGTCGTACCCAGGGATCTCGGCCTGGTCATCGTGGACGAGGAGCAGCGCTTTGGTGTTGAGCACAAGGAGCACCTGAAGAACCTGCGCGAGCAGGTGGACGTGCTCACGCTCACTGCGACGCCCATCCCGCGCACGCTGCAGATGTCGCTCTCGGGTGTACGCGACTTCTCCGTGATCGACACGCCTCCGGCCGACCGGTTCCCGGTGAAGGTCCATGTGGGTGAGTACGACGAGGAGGTCGTGTCCTCGGCCATCCGCACCGAGCTCCAGCGCGGCGGCCAGGTGTACTACATCTCCAACCGCGTGCGCGGGATCGAGCGTGTGGTGGAGCGCGTGCAGGCGGCCGTCCCCGAGGCGCGCGTGGGCGTGGGGCACGGCCAGATGTCCGAGCACCAACTCGAGCGTGTGATGGAGAGCTTCGCCGCCGGCGAGATCGACGTGCTGGTCGCCACGACGATCGTGGAGTCGGGCATCGACAACCCGCACACGAACACGCTGATCATCGACGACAGCCATCGCCTCGGCCTGGCCCAGCTGTACCAGCTCAAGGGACGCGTGGGCCGTTCGCACGTGCGCGCGTACGCGTACTTCCTGTTCCCGCGCTCGCAGATGCTCACCGACCAGGCGTACGAGCGCCTCACCGCGATCCAGGAGCACAGCGAGCTGGGGAGCGGCATCAAGGTCGCGATGCGCGACCTTGAGATCCGCGGCGCAGGCAGCCTCCTGGGCGCCGAGCAGAGCGGCAGCGTGAGCGCGGTGGGCTTCGACCTGTACGCGCAGATGCTCCGCGAGGCTGTCTCGGAGATCCGCGGGGAGCCGTTGCCGGCGCATCCGGAGGTCCGCGTGGATCTGCCCGTGGCAGCGTTCCTGCCGGAGGAGTACGTGCCCGAGACCGACGAGCGTGTGCTGCTGTACCGGCGCATCGCCGCCGCCACCACGCCCGAGGCGGTCGAGTCGCTCGGCGCCGAGATCGAGGAGCGGTACGGGCCGCTCGCCGGGCCGGCGCGCGAGCTGCTCGCCATCGCCCGCATCAAGGCGACCGCGGCCGAGCTCGGCGTCACCAACGTGTCGCTCGCGCGACACCGTGTCACGATCACACCGGTCTCGCTCTCGGACCAGGAGCGAGGGGTACTCGCCGGGGACGGTGCGGTGTACGTCGCGCGCTCTCGTTCTGTTCATTTTGTGGAGATGCCGGGAGAACCGCCCGCAGCCGCGGCTCTGCGCGCGTTGGGTGCTATACTCTCCGCAGTCCACGGCCCTGACAGCGGCCATCACGAACCCTAG
- a CDS encoding peptidylprolyl isomerase, protein MVRTIRGIAALLLATVLIGAVAGCSSTDAVARVNGEEITRAEFDTIYEQILAQSGGQLDDETALAYKKQLLEMMIDSALITQEAEELGADLSEEAVTERLSQLMGGADEATIEEQITAAGLTVEDVRKSVRDQLANEFIQEKAASETSVTVVPQTYSQLSHILVSDEALANELYDRATDGEDFAALASENSSDTASAIDGGNLGWAPTSDYVAEFASAADALEVGEISEPVQSQFGWHIILKVAEAAEGSEISEAPADLQAMLAAGGSEIALQQYVAQLRADADIEYLDESLAPSE, encoded by the coding sequence ATCGTGCGAACCATCCGCGGCATCGCCGCTCTTCTGCTCGCCACCGTTCTCATCGGCGCGGTGGCCGGCTGCTCGTCCACCGACGCCGTAGCGCGCGTCAATGGCGAGGAGATCACCCGTGCCGAGTTCGACACCATCTATGAGCAGATCCTCGCCCAGTCGGGGGGGCAGCTCGACGATGAGACCGCGCTTGCATACAAGAAGCAGCTGCTCGAGATGATGATCGACTCGGCTCTGATCACCCAGGAGGCCGAGGAGCTCGGCGCCGATCTGAGCGAGGAAGCCGTGACCGAGCGCCTGTCGCAGCTCATGGGCGGGGCCGACGAGGCCACGATCGAGGAGCAGATCACCGCTGCCGGGCTCACGGTCGAGGACGTCCGCAAGAGCGTCCGCGACCAGCTGGCGAACGAGTTCATCCAGGAGAAGGCCGCCTCGGAAACGAGCGTCACGGTCGTTCCGCAGACCTACTCGCAGCTCTCGCACATCCTCGTGTCGGACGAGGCCCTGGCGAATGAGCTCTACGATCGCGCCACCGACGGCGAGGACTTCGCGGCTCTCGCATCGGAGAACTCCTCGGATACCGCGAGCGCCATCGATGGCGGCAACCTCGGGTGGGCGCCCACCAGCGACTACGTGGCGGAGTTCGCCTCTGCCGCTGACGCGCTCGAGGTGGGAGAGATCAGCGAGCCGGTCCAGTCGCAGTTCGGGTGGCACATCATCCTGAAGGTGGCCGAGGCCGCCGAGGGTAGCGAGATCAGCGAAGCGCCCGCGGACCTGCAGGCCATGCTCGCTGCGGGCGGCTCGGAGATCGCGCTGCAGCAGTACGTGGCTCAGCTGCGTGCGGACGCCGACATCGAGTACCTCGACGAGAGTCTCGCACCGAGCGAGTAG
- the mazG gene encoding nucleoside triphosphate pyrophosphohydrolase, which yields MGTIAIVGLEPDAEGMPDVRAVARLRDADTVVVPSATGAPAAALGSLGIPAVSLAELGLTERASTTDVVEALLRCAATGDVAFVAGAYPLVREGLISAVLARGRGSVDVFPVASPLQVLVLALDVDMTADLEIVDAGAVSGLDLRRDTHLIITGVDNALEARSAASYLRGFYAAEHTVVVASGLEGGGFELTRTTLDEIASLSGVPRGSALYVSPSRIEAPGGFQELVRIIAVLRGPDGCPWDREQTHASLAPHMIEEAYEAVAAIEAADPDALADELGDVLLQVVLNAQIGADDGSFTIDDVIASIVTKIRRRHPHVFGEVNVETAEEVTRNWDAIKRGEKPARGVLGEVPASFPSLMRAQKISRRAAAAGFEWDDIDGVWAKVHEEIDELKATQAGSAEAEEELGDLLFTVVNVARKMGIDAETALRRTCEKFTARFEDMERASSEAGRPLDGLTADEWDGLWEGAKRAERTGEGSGQ from the coding sequence TTGGGGACGATAGCCATCGTCGGGCTCGAGCCCGACGCCGAAGGCATGCCCGACGTGCGTGCGGTCGCGCGGTTGCGTGACGCCGACACGGTGGTCGTCCCATCCGCGACCGGAGCGCCCGCAGCGGCTCTCGGATCGCTTGGGATACCCGCGGTGTCCCTCGCCGAACTCGGACTCACGGAGCGCGCCTCGACCACCGACGTGGTCGAGGCGCTCCTGCGTTGCGCCGCAACAGGAGACGTGGCCTTCGTGGCGGGAGCCTACCCGTTGGTGCGCGAAGGGCTCATCTCGGCGGTGCTTGCGCGCGGGCGCGGCAGCGTGGATGTCTTCCCCGTGGCCTCGCCGCTCCAGGTGCTCGTGCTCGCACTCGACGTGGACATGACGGCAGACCTCGAGATCGTGGACGCCGGCGCGGTGTCCGGGCTCGACCTGCGGCGCGACACACACCTGATCATCACCGGTGTGGACAATGCGCTCGAGGCACGGTCGGCGGCGTCGTACCTGCGCGGCTTCTATGCTGCCGAACATACGGTGGTGGTGGCCAGCGGGCTCGAGGGCGGCGGGTTCGAGCTCACGAGGACGACGCTGGACGAGATCGCATCCCTGTCAGGCGTGCCGAGAGGCAGCGCGCTGTACGTCTCCCCGAGCCGGATAGAGGCCCCCGGGGGCTTCCAGGAGCTGGTGCGTATCATCGCCGTGCTCAGGGGTCCTGACGGATGCCCGTGGGACCGCGAGCAGACCCATGCATCACTGGCGCCGCACATGATCGAGGAGGCGTACGAGGCGGTCGCGGCCATCGAGGCGGCCGACCCCGACGCGCTCGCTGACGAGCTCGGCGATGTGTTGCTCCAGGTGGTGCTGAACGCGCAGATAGGCGCCGACGACGGCTCCTTCACGATCGACGATGTCATCGCTTCGATCGTCACCAAGATCCGCCGGCGGCACCCGCATGTCTTCGGCGAGGTGAACGTGGAGACCGCCGAGGAAGTGACGCGCAACTGGGACGCCATCAAGCGCGGGGAGAAGCCCGCGCGCGGTGTCCTCGGCGAGGTGCCCGCGTCGTTCCCCTCCCTCATGCGTGCGCAGAAGATCTCCCGGCGGGCCGCCGCCGCGGGCTTCGAGTGGGACGACATCGATGGCGTGTGGGCCAAGGTGCACGAGGAGATCGATGAGCTGAAGGCCACGCAGGCGGGCTCGGCCGAGGCCGAGGAGGAGCTTGGCGACCTGCTGTTCACGGTGGTGAACGTCGCGCGGAAGATGGGCATCGACGCGGAGACTGCGCTCCGTCGCACGTGCGAGAAGTTCACGGCGCGGTTCGAGGATATGGAGCGCGCCTCCTCGGAGGCGGGACGGCCTCTCGACGGGCTCACGGCGGACGAGTGGGACGGACTGTGGGAGGGCGCGAAGCGCGCCGAGCGTACTGGGGAAGGTTCTGGTCAGTAG
- the eno gene encoding phosphopyruvate hydratase, translating into MSFITDIMAREVLDSRGNPTVEVEVVLDDGSWGRAAVPSGASTGAFEAVELRDGDSARYLGKGVLTAVTNVNEIIAPALLGVEATDQRAVDAALLDLDGAPNKGSLGANAILGVSLAVAKAAAQSCELTLYSYIGGCNAAAIPVPMMNILNGGAHADNNVDLQEFMVMPVGAGSFAEGLRMCAEIYHTLKKVLHDHGLATGVGDEGGFAPNLGSNEEALRVISEAVTTAGYSLGEQIMFALDPASTEFYDADRGVYVLSGEGRELTSAEMVEFWADLVDRYPIISIEDGMAEEDWDGWKLLTDRLGDRVQLVGDDLFVTNTERLARGIEMGAANSILIKLNQIGSLTETLEAIQMAHRAGYTTVISHRSGETEDTTIADVAVAVNAGQIKTGAPARSDRVAKYNQLLRIEEELGCSATYPGLGAFTNIDR; encoded by the coding sequence ATGAGCTTCATCACGGACATCATGGCACGGGAAGTCCTCGACTCCCGGGGCAACCCGACCGTCGAGGTGGAAGTGGTCCTCGACGACGGCAGTTGGGGCAGGGCCGCGGTGCCAAGCGGCGCCTCCACGGGCGCCTTCGAGGCCGTCGAGCTCCGCGACGGGGATTCGGCCCGCTATCTGGGCAAGGGCGTGCTCACTGCTGTGACGAACGTGAACGAGATCATCGCTCCGGCGCTGCTGGGCGTGGAGGCAACGGACCAACGCGCGGTGGATGCGGCGCTGCTCGACCTCGACGGTGCCCCCAACAAGGGCTCGCTCGGCGCCAACGCGATCCTGGGTGTCTCGCTCGCCGTGGCCAAGGCGGCTGCGCAGAGCTGCGAGCTCACGCTCTACTCGTACATCGGCGGGTGCAACGCAGCGGCCATCCCGGTCCCGATGATGAACATCCTCAATGGCGGCGCGCACGCCGACAACAACGTCGACCTGCAGGAGTTCATGGTGATGCCCGTGGGCGCCGGCAGTTTCGCCGAGGGCCTGCGCATGTGCGCCGAGATCTACCACACCCTCAAGAAGGTGCTGCACGACCACGGACTCGCCACCGGGGTGGGGGACGAAGGCGGCTTCGCGCCGAACCTGGGCAGCAACGAGGAGGCGCTCCGGGTGATCTCCGAGGCCGTCACGACGGCCGGTTACAGCCTGGGCGAGCAGATCATGTTCGCGCTCGACCCTGCCTCCACCGAGTTCTACGACGCGGATCGCGGCGTCTATGTGCTCTCCGGAGAGGGCCGCGAGCTCACCAGCGCGGAGATGGTGGAGTTCTGGGCCGATCTCGTGGATCGGTACCCGATCATCTCGATCGAGGATGGCATGGCCGAGGAGGACTGGGACGGCTGGAAGCTCCTGACGGACCGTCTGGGCGACCGCGTGCAGCTCGTGGGCGACGACCTCTTCGTCACCAATACCGAGCGTCTCGCTCGCGGTATCGAGATGGGCGCAGCGAACTCCATCCTGATCAAGCTCAACCAGATCGGCTCGCTCACCGAGACGCTCGAGGCGATCCAGATGGCGCATCGTGCGGGCTACACCACCGTGATCTCACACCGTTCCGGCGAGACGGAGGACACGACGATCGCCGACGTGGCGGTGGCGGTCAACGCTGGTCAGATCAAGACCGGAGCGCCCGCGCGGAGCGATCGCGTTGCCAAGTACAACCAGCTGCTGCGTATCGAGGAAGAGCTCGGCTGCTCGGCCACGTATCCCGGGCTGGGCGCGTTCACGAACATAGACCGCTAG
- the pyk gene encoding pyruvate kinase, translating to MRRTKIIATLGPSSDDADALQGLVDAGIDVARLNTAHASCAVLERQLHAIRTAAKASGRHVGVMLDLGGAKLRLGEVATGTLLAEGEPFVLRAAGGAGDRSGAVVTHAGLADDVTPGDRILIDDGRIELRVTATAPGEVHTVVVSGGPVSSRKGVNVPGVRLNVEGMTQRDLDDLAWALDMGVDLVAQSFVRCAEDVVRLREAMGDRAVPIVAKIEKHEALDDLERIVDTADIVMVARGDLGVETSPEAVPVAQRRIVAECHRTGTPVIVATQMLESMTSAMRPTRAEASDVANAIFDSVDAVMLSGETAIGDHPVHVLATMDRIVRAAEGAGVRETVRPGRRATDVAAAVSGAVCDLAGSLDLAAIVTVTQSGATARKVAAHRPDTPVVAATPDDVVARRLTPVWGVRPLVIGAYDSTDGMVTAAVQALRDAGAAQPGEMVAVTGGVAVHVTGSTDFIQVCGV from the coding sequence ATGCGTCGGACGAAGATCATAGCCACGCTGGGGCCGTCATCGGATGACGCCGACGCGCTTCAGGGGCTTGTGGACGCCGGCATCGACGTGGCGCGGCTCAACACGGCCCATGCCTCGTGCGCCGTGCTGGAACGTCAACTGCACGCGATCCGGACCGCCGCGAAGGCATCCGGCCGTCACGTGGGGGTCATGCTCGACCTGGGTGGCGCGAAGCTGCGTCTGGGCGAGGTGGCCACGGGTACGCTGCTGGCCGAGGGCGAACCGTTCGTGCTGCGCGCGGCCGGAGGCGCCGGGGATCGCTCCGGCGCCGTTGTCACCCATGCAGGGCTTGCCGATGACGTGACGCCTGGCGACCGCATCCTGATCGACGATGGCCGGATCGAGCTTCGCGTGACCGCTACCGCGCCGGGCGAGGTGCATACCGTGGTGGTGAGCGGCGGGCCTGTCTCGAGCCGCAAGGGTGTGAACGTCCCCGGAGTGCGGTTGAACGTGGAGGGGATGACGCAACGCGACCTCGACGACCTGGCCTGGGCGCTCGACATGGGTGTGGACCTGGTGGCGCAGTCGTTCGTGCGGTGTGCCGAGGATGTCGTCCGGCTGCGGGAGGCGATGGGTGACCGGGCGGTGCCGATCGTCGCCAAGATCGAGAAGCATGAGGCGCTCGACGACCTCGAGCGCATCGTGGACACGGCCGACATCGTGATGGTCGCGCGCGGCGACCTGGGCGTGGAGACCTCGCCCGAGGCGGTGCCTGTGGCGCAGCGCCGCATCGTGGCCGAGTGTCATCGCACCGGAACACCCGTGATCGTGGCCACCCAGATGCTCGAGTCGATGACCTCGGCCATGCGCCCCACGCGGGCGGAGGCGTCCGATGTGGCCAACGCCATATTCGACAGTGTCGATGCTGTGATGCTCTCCGGGGAGACGGCGATCGGCGACCACCCCGTGCACGTGCTCGCCACGATGGACCGGATCGTGCGCGCAGCCGAGGGCGCTGGCGTGCGTGAGACGGTACGTCCCGGGCGGCGAGCTACCGACGTGGCTGCCGCGGTGAGCGGCGCCGTGTGCGATCTCGCCGGGAGCCTCGATCTTGCGGCGATCGTGACCGTGACCCAGTCGGGCGCCACGGCGCGCAAGGTAGCGGCCCATCGTCCGGACACACCGGTGGTCGCAGCGACGCCCGATGACGTCGTCGCCAGGCGACTCACACCGGTGTGGGGCGTGCGTCCGCTGGTCATCGGCGCCTACGACTCGACCGATGGCATGGTGACCGCTGCGGTGCAGGCGCTCAGGGATGCGGGGGCGGCGCAGCCGGGGGAGATGGTGGCGGTCACGGGTGGCGTCGCGGTGCATGTGACCGGTTCGACCGACTTCATCCAGGTCTGTGGTGTGTGA
- a CDS encoding FtsB family cell division protein, with product MATARTQKRVSTSSGTTTSRRGSGRRTASARTSKAPTRSKKRGSAAPKRAGATGAKKATRRARLPRWVTPALLSVTIVLAAWTVYPVLRIQYQHERELQTLQAELDGLKTRNETLREQVDRLKTPEGVEQAARESLGMVKPGEQAYVVTGGTLGETSATVLVDGEPEPPLWQQALDALFGL from the coding sequence ATGGCTACAGCACGAACGCAGAAGCGGGTCTCGACGAGCAGCGGAACGACCACCTCACGCAGGGGGTCGGGTCGCCGCACGGCGTCCGCTCGCACCTCGAAAGCGCCCACCCGGAGCAAGAAGCGCGGCTCCGCGGCCCCTAAGCGGGCCGGCGCCACCGGGGCCAAGAAGGCCACACGACGCGCGCGTCTGCCGCGGTGGGTCACACCCGCTCTCCTCTCGGTCACCATCGTGCTCGCGGCGTGGACTGTCTACCCGGTCCTCCGTATCCAGTACCAGCACGAGCGCGAGCTGCAGACCCTGCAGGCCGAGCTCGACGGCCTCAAGACCCGGAACGAGACGTTGCGGGAGCAGGTCGACCGGCTGAAGACCCCCGAAGGCGTGGAGCAAGCGGCACGTGAGAGTCTCGGCATGGTCAAGCCGGGTGAGCAGGCGTATGTGGTGACCGGCGGGACACTGGGTGAGACGTCGGCGACCGTGCTCGTGGACGGCGAGCCCGAACCGCCGCTGTGGCAGCAGGCGCTCGACGCGCTGTTCGGTCTCTGA
- a CDS encoding DUF501 domain-containing protein, whose translation MADDARTVAWQLGRPPRGSWRVAVRCSYAYPVVIATAPDGDPPFPTLYYLTCPHLVRAVSAIESRGGVARWRDALTRDQALAERLDAADAAYRAARAAEAGGPDPFARVGIAGQRDVRGVKCLHAHAAAFIAGIDDPVGAGVLADVALECDDRRCEEAG comes from the coding sequence ATGGCCGACGACGCCCGCACCGTGGCATGGCAGCTTGGACGACCGCCGCGCGGCTCCTGGCGCGTGGCGGTGCGCTGTTCGTACGCCTATCCGGTGGTGATCGCCACGGCCCCCGACGGCGATCCGCCGTTCCCCACGCTGTACTACCTCACGTGCCCTCATCTGGTCAGGGCCGTATCTGCGATCGAGTCGCGTGGAGGGGTGGCCCGCTGGCGCGATGCGCTGACGCGGGATCAGGCCCTCGCGGAGCGGCTCGATGCGGCCGATGCGGCATACCGGGCGGCGCGTGCGGCCGAGGCGGGCGGCCCGGATCCCTTCGCGCGCGTGGGGATCGCCGGGCAGCGCGATGTCCGCGGAGTGAAGTGCCTTCACGCGCACGCGGCGGCGTTCATCGCCGGCATCGACGACCCGGTGGGTGCGGGTGTGCTCGCGGATGTCGCGCTGGAGTGCGATGACCGTCGTTGTGAGGAGGCCGGATGA